One segment of Triticum aestivum cultivar Chinese Spring chromosome 2A, IWGSC CS RefSeq v2.1, whole genome shotgun sequence DNA contains the following:
- the LOC123188900 gene encoding uncharacterized protein, which produces MLSSSAKFSCSCAERDRWPLEARLICAAHDGSVRKIKKTAKELDVHGHGIPATVASTTNMGMNMLDISPSRITATIFTKRCTSIQVEYIQQSKVTRLKSRVHDICFRRSVPSLQTNQYYHYKRRFKDCRVASSRV; this is translated from the exons ATGCTGTCCTCCTCGGCAAAG TTTTCTTGTTCTTGTGCAGAGCGTGACCGGTGGCCGCTTGAGGCCAGGCTCATCTGCGCCGCCCACGACGGTAGCGTCCGCAAAATCAAGA AGACCGCAAAGGAGCTCGATGTGCATGGGCACGGTATCCCGGCGACGGTGGCCAGCACCACCAACATGGGAATGAACATGCTGGACATCAGTCCAAGTAGAATAACGGCCACCATCTTCACCAAGCGCTGCACATCCATCCAAGTCGAGTACATACAACAGTCCAAG GTCACTCGTCTAAAGTCAAGGGTCCACGACATATGTTTCAGAAGATCAGTACCATCATTACAAACAAATCAGTACTATCATTACAAAAG GAGGTTCAAAGACTGCCGTGTAGCAAGTTCAAGAGTTTAG